One part of the Rutidosis leptorrhynchoides isolate AG116_Rl617_1_P2 chromosome 1, CSIRO_AGI_Rlap_v1, whole genome shotgun sequence genome encodes these proteins:
- the LOC139861055 gene encoding F-box protein SKIP31-like, whose translation MTLSEDEDESLAQFLESEVLSEISNQEDVKSEEDEPQPPKRLRVEQNGGVSNRGVSSRRIDDGFFARIPPELFPHILKFLSSEDLVSCSLVCRFLNFASSDESLWRRLYCMRWGILPPTKKLRDRAWKKLYIQRDEEDMVEFVRDCPKEFKEYYIQMQVAKRSQAPLPSQLKDEWMILDKSVADQVSIWKKSKGLTDTVFSDHDCSGEKCSYYQIGDVFVCENTGYVHVCDDTCKEVVLDPDNELLVCTISGHCFDRLLSPSETGGDMEEQQQGGATDEPEPFMGSGRFARAYQLGYNCEDEKELEACLRFC comes from the exons ATGACCCTCTCCGAAGATGAAGACGAGAGTCTGGCTCAATTTTTAGAATCCGAAGTTCTATCAGAGATCTCCAATCAG GAAGATGTGAAATCAGAGGAGGACGAACCACAGCCACCGAAGAGGCTTCGAGTGGAGCAAAATGGTGGCGTTAGTAACAGAGGAGTAAGTTCAAGGAGGATAGATGATGGTTTCTTTGCTAGGATACCTCCGGAGCTCTTTCCTCACATACTCAAGTTTCTTTCTTCTGAG GATCTTGTCTCTTGTTCGTTGGTCTGTAGATTTCTGAATTTTGCATCTTCTGATGAATCTTTATGGCGTCGCTT GTACTGTATGCGATGGGGTATTCTTCCACCAACTAAGAAGTTGCGGGATCGTGCTTGGAAGAAGCTGTATATTCAG CGTGATGAGGAAGACATGGTTGAGTTTGTTAGAGATTGTCCCAAGGAGTTCAAAGAGTACTACATCCAAATGCAAGTAGCAAAAAGAAGCCAAGCACCTCTTCCTTCACAG TTGAAAGATGAGTGGATGATTCTAGACAAGTCTGTTGCTGATCAAGTCTCCATTTGGAAGAAAAGCAAAGGGCTGACTGACACGGTGTTCTCTGATCATGATTGTTCTGGAGAAAAATGTTCTTACTATCAGATCGGAGATGTTTTTGTTTGCGAGAACACTGGATATGTTCATG TGTGTGATGATACTTGCAAGGAGGTCGTCCTTGATCCAGATAATGAACTGTTGGTGTGTACAATTTCGGGACATTGTTTTGATCGATTGCTTTCCCCATCTGAAACTGGAGGAGACATG GAGGAACAGCAGCAAGGTGGTGCAACGGATGAACCAGAACCATTTATGGGATCTGGTCGTTTTG CACGGGCCTACCAGTTGGGTTATAACTGTGAAGATGAGAAAGAGCTTGAAGCCTGCTTGAGGTTTTGCTAA